The following proteins are co-located in the Pedobacter sp. FW305-3-2-15-E-R2A2 genome:
- a CDS encoding DUF4194 domain-containing protein, giving the protein MSNLNNHLKPYSKAVVKLLKHGTVYSSAAVWEELLYYQEEIQEYVNVIGLELIMRKDEGLAFVTQFEDEEGNTLGLVSRRQIGFETSIVLVVLRQLLEEFDNNPVQIQTTEKLISHSGILEEVELFLPEKYNRVKLLQEMDSSIKKLTEFGYLKIVKQEANPLYQIQRVIKDKVTIDILKDFKLKLEEYV; this is encoded by the coding sequence ATGAGTAATTTGAACAATCACCTGAAACCATATTCGAAAGCAGTAGTGAAATTGCTGAAACATGGGACAGTGTACAGTAGTGCAGCTGTGTGGGAAGAGTTGTTGTACTACCAGGAAGAGATTCAGGAGTATGTAAATGTGATAGGACTCGAGCTGATCATGAGGAAAGACGAGGGATTGGCCTTCGTTACTCAGTTTGAAGACGAAGAAGGAAATACACTGGGACTGGTGAGCCGCAGGCAAATAGGTTTTGAAACTTCTATTGTATTGGTGGTATTGAGACAGTTGCTGGAAGAGTTTGACAACAATCCGGTCCAGATACAGACGACTGAAAAGTTGATCAGCCATAGCGGTATACTGGAAGAGGTGGAACTGTTTTTACCCGAAAAATACAATCGGGTTAAGCTGCTGCAGGAAATGGATAGCAGTATTAAAAAGCTAACGGAATTTGGATACCTGAAAATCGTAAAACAAGAAGCCAATCCTTTGTATCAGATTCAACGTGTAATAAAAGATAAAGTGACCATAGATATATTAAAAGATTTTAAATTGAAGCTGGAGGAGTATGTATAG
- a CDS encoding DUF3375 domain-containing protein, whose amino-acid sequence MINSDKILEVLNTSPSVDILRLRNREILIVFLIETFITGQTVVSSDQIHNKLTDYLDFKQIEQDEDIELEAFDTYEVKARKYIRKWTDSGFLTNYQDDKGEVFYEMSAHASKTIDWLTSLEKKEFVGAESRFKDLFSQLRDLVEFTDDDLQKRVELLEQKKAEIDQQINALRSGDGVKVYENFEIIPRFNQLTQSAKELLSDFKEVEDNFREITRHIYLKHSEGNLTKDHILEFTFDALDELKESQQGKSFYAFWSFLLNPDLQEEWGNLSKSLFNRMEDKEIPVKDFFLKDMKKFLHSSGQKVYKANDKMAEKLGRIIRESEHSKVHVTRNLIHEIKTMLIEIGKKRKKPDVGFMLETEPTINLPFERKLTFDQTEEVTYKNKPKRADTDFLQAENLVRLFGKKRVDREAIRSRIKQVLADKPQVSLAEVIELSGGIDDGLPQLFGYLSVSKDFKHTINKDKVERIVFDRKSLKSIHIPEVILTK is encoded by the coding sequence ATGATAAATAGTGACAAAATATTAGAAGTTTTAAATACCTCACCCAGTGTCGATATTTTAAGACTTCGCAACAGGGAAATTCTCATTGTCTTTTTAATTGAAACTTTTATAACGGGGCAAACGGTGGTGTCATCTGACCAAATCCACAATAAATTGACTGATTATCTTGATTTTAAACAAATCGAACAGGACGAGGATATTGAGTTGGAGGCGTTTGATACCTACGAGGTAAAGGCCAGGAAATACATTAGAAAGTGGACTGATAGTGGTTTTTTGACGAATTATCAGGACGACAAAGGAGAGGTGTTTTACGAAATGTCGGCCCATGCCAGTAAAACTATCGATTGGCTGACGAGTTTAGAAAAGAAAGAGTTTGTAGGTGCTGAATCGAGGTTTAAGGATCTTTTTAGTCAGTTACGGGATTTGGTTGAATTTACGGATGATGACCTGCAAAAGCGTGTGGAGTTGCTTGAACAAAAGAAAGCTGAAATTGATCAGCAGATCAATGCACTGCGCAGTGGCGATGGCGTAAAAGTATATGAGAATTTTGAGATTATACCACGTTTTAACCAATTGACCCAATCTGCAAAGGAACTGCTTTCAGATTTTAAGGAAGTAGAAGACAATTTCAGGGAAATTACCCGTCATATTTACTTAAAGCATTCAGAAGGAAACCTGACAAAAGACCATATACTTGAATTTACCTTCGATGCACTAGATGAGCTGAAGGAGAGTCAGCAAGGTAAAAGTTTTTACGCATTCTGGTCTTTTTTGCTTAATCCTGACTTGCAGGAGGAATGGGGTAACCTGAGTAAATCGCTGTTCAACAGGATGGAGGATAAGGAAATCCCGGTAAAGGATTTCTTCCTGAAAGACATGAAGAAATTCTTACATTCTTCCGGGCAGAAGGTGTATAAGGCCAATGATAAGATGGCGGAGAAGCTGGGCCGTATCATCAGAGAGAGTGAGCACTCCAAAGTGCATGTCACCCGTAACCTGATTCACGAGATCAAGACAATGTTGATTGAAATCGGAAAGAAAAGGAAGAAACCGGATGTGGGTTTTATGCTCGAAACCGAGCCAACGATCAACCTGCCATTTGAACGCAAACTGACTTTTGATCAAACCGAAGAAGTTACGTATAAAAACAAACCTAAACGAGCAGATACAGATTTTCTTCAGGCCGAAAACCTGGTCCGGCTTTTTGGAAAAAAACGTGTGGACCGGGAGGCAATCAGAAGCCGGATAAAGCAGGTTTTGGCAGATAAACCACAGGTAAGTCTGGCTGAAGTGATTGAGCTAAGTGGCGGAATTGATGATGGCCTGCCGCAATTGTTTGGTTATTTATCGGTGAGTAAAGATTTTAAACATACCATTAACAAGGACAAGGTGGAACGGATCGTGTTTGACCGTAAAAGCCTCAAGTCCATTCATATACCAGAAGTAATATTAACGAAATGA
- a CDS encoding SbcC/MukB-like Walker B domain-containing protein produces MYSLFSTSSDKAGFRLQYMEVYNWGTFDDQIFRISPKGNNSLLTGANASGKSTFIDALLTLLVPVKNDRFYNQSSGAEKKGDRNEESYVYGHYGNIQREGEHSTTTQKLRDHTAYSVLLACFENTDGQVVTLFQLRWFSNNELKRSFGIARIPLEIEKNFTPFDGKGNWKKRLEKLYNTGIQKKRIEFQDGPVKYGERMAQLLGMRSVKASSLFNQVVGVKVLDDLDDFIRVNMLEQLDAEYEFLQLKDNFMTLMDAKVNIEKAKEQIAQLIPIHELAVQLEETAKKLKVLESDREIAVYWFTAKGAELTAIELETLKLKMAVLNDEIAALKVKEEDLKIQERDLAIAIANDEVEIQLEKLVEEITRLERDRDRSKFRADSYNGLALGLDLPKDPDRSAFEESRLLAEQKKKDCDTQRLVEDDLMRSARNEEDELKTEVEGLVARVQSLQKSKNNISGREADIREDILAHIGATADELPFIGELIRVREEDSQWELAIEKVLHNFALRIVVPEKYYKQVNAYVNSTNLRGRITYQRFQGHTSIGSMRHRLQDDNLLVNKLEFKTSGNYAEWLEEMVTGQFDYACAESLEEFNHFSEKALTREGLIKGVKGKHEKDDRAHVSKRENFVLGWDNKEKIGLLKKELELLQVQQQKNLELLKRLANGLSDIDLKKEKLSSFLSLYQTFDDINWAVFATEIQQKATMKQSLEKANDKNRVLKDQLTVVKGLLAANGQALEVKNKQKYKQEDKLEDLQLELDGHKTTLDMFRDKQIDVATFEAAHPQLKEIDYANFTTANATFREHIRNETTRLEKERNSKEHVIVIKINAFKQPSEEITQKFKDWRADVSMLPDASNLEFITEYNTFLRRLQEDNLPRHEKKFDEYLQETITNKIADFRMFFENWSDAIKENINVLNEALSGIDFKTNPNTYIQLVVPSKLSEDVKEFRNLLQKAIPNVKAAEGLTDVKRMHFEQHIEPLIRRLEKEEWRKKVMDVRGWFSYKAEEFYKETGTKFKTYENMGQLSGGEKAQLTYTILGSAIAYQFGLTKGGLQTNSFRFIAIDEAFKAQDEDKARYLITLCKQLHLQLLVVTPSDNIHIVENDISYVHFTERRNERSSWLYDMPIEQFLEEREQFEAN; encoded by the coding sequence ATGTATAGTTTGTTTAGCACAAGTTCGGACAAAGCAGGGTTCAGGCTTCAATATATGGAAGTATACAACTGGGGTACTTTTGATGACCAGATCTTCCGGATTTCACCGAAAGGAAACAATTCCTTGCTTACCGGGGCAAATGCATCCGGAAAAAGTACTTTTATTGATGCCTTGCTGACTTTGCTCGTTCCTGTTAAAAATGATCGGTTTTATAACCAGTCGTCGGGAGCAGAAAAGAAGGGCGACCGGAATGAAGAAAGTTATGTTTACGGTCATTATGGCAATATACAAAGAGAAGGGGAGCACAGTACCACCACTCAGAAATTGCGGGATCATACTGCATATTCGGTTTTACTGGCTTGTTTCGAAAATACCGACGGACAGGTAGTCACCTTATTCCAATTGCGTTGGTTTAGCAATAACGAGTTGAAGCGTTCTTTTGGAATCGCCCGGATACCGCTTGAAATTGAAAAGAACTTTACGCCTTTTGACGGAAAAGGGAATTGGAAAAAACGTCTTGAAAAATTATACAATACCGGAATTCAAAAAAAGCGGATTGAGTTTCAGGATGGGCCGGTTAAATATGGGGAACGCATGGCGCAATTGCTGGGCATGCGTTCTGTAAAAGCATCGAGTTTATTTAACCAGGTAGTAGGCGTTAAGGTTTTAGACGATCTAGATGATTTTATCAGGGTAAATATGCTGGAACAACTGGATGCTGAATATGAATTTTTACAGCTGAAAGATAACTTCATGACGCTGATGGATGCCAAGGTAAATATTGAAAAGGCTAAAGAGCAGATTGCTCAATTGATTCCTATTCATGAACTGGCGGTTCAGCTCGAGGAAACGGCTAAAAAGCTAAAAGTTCTTGAATCAGACCGGGAAATCGCAGTGTATTGGTTTACTGCAAAGGGAGCTGAACTTACCGCCATTGAATTGGAAACGCTGAAGTTAAAGATGGCAGTATTGAATGATGAAATTGCTGCACTGAAAGTTAAGGAGGAGGATTTAAAAATTCAGGAACGGGATCTGGCCATAGCGATTGCAAATGACGAAGTAGAAATACAACTTGAAAAACTTGTGGAAGAGATAACCAGGTTAGAGCGCGATCGTGACCGCAGTAAATTTCGTGCGGACAGCTATAATGGCCTGGCTTTGGGCCTTGATTTACCCAAAGATCCAGACCGTTCTGCCTTTGAAGAATCAAGGCTGCTGGCCGAACAAAAGAAGAAAGATTGTGACACTCAGCGACTGGTGGAAGATGATTTAATGCGCAGTGCCCGCAACGAAGAAGATGAACTTAAAACCGAGGTTGAAGGATTGGTGGCAAGGGTACAATCTCTTCAGAAGAGTAAAAATAACATCTCGGGGCGTGAAGCAGATATCCGTGAAGATATACTGGCACACATTGGTGCCACAGCGGATGAATTGCCTTTTATCGGTGAGCTGATCAGGGTGCGTGAGGAAGACAGTCAGTGGGAGCTGGCCATCGAAAAGGTGCTTCATAATTTTGCATTGCGGATTGTGGTACCTGAAAAATATTATAAACAGGTGAATGCTTATGTAAATAGCACCAATCTGCGGGGCCGCATTACCTATCAGCGTTTCCAAGGTCATACCTCCATCGGCAGCATGCGTCATCGGTTGCAGGACGATAACCTGTTGGTAAATAAGCTTGAATTTAAAACCTCAGGCAATTACGCGGAATGGTTGGAAGAGATGGTTACCGGGCAATTCGATTATGCCTGTGCGGAAAGTCTGGAAGAATTTAACCATTTTTCTGAAAAAGCGCTGACCAGAGAAGGCTTGATCAAGGGGGTTAAAGGAAAACACGAGAAAGATGACAGGGCCCATGTATCCAAACGGGAAAATTTTGTTTTGGGCTGGGACAATAAAGAAAAGATCGGACTACTTAAAAAGGAGCTGGAACTGCTCCAGGTACAACAGCAAAAGAATCTGGAACTCCTCAAAAGATTGGCTAATGGGCTTTCGGATATTGATTTAAAGAAGGAGAAATTGTCTTCATTTTTATCCTTGTACCAGACTTTCGATGACATCAACTGGGCAGTGTTTGCAACGGAGATCCAACAGAAAGCCACGATGAAACAAAGCCTGGAGAAGGCTAACGATAAAAATCGTGTTTTAAAAGATCAGCTTACCGTGGTGAAGGGATTGCTTGCTGCAAACGGGCAGGCACTGGAAGTTAAAAATAAACAAAAATATAAGCAGGAAGATAAGCTGGAAGACTTACAACTTGAATTGGATGGGCATAAGACCACATTGGATATGTTTCGCGATAAACAAATTGATGTTGCCACATTTGAAGCTGCGCACCCTCAGCTTAAAGAGATTGACTATGCAAACTTTACCACTGCAAACGCAACTTTCAGAGAGCATATCCGAAATGAAACCACCCGTTTGGAAAAGGAAAGAAACAGCAAAGAGCATGTCATTGTCATCAAAATCAATGCATTTAAGCAGCCTTCGGAGGAAATCACACAGAAGTTTAAAGATTGGCGTGCCGATGTAAGTATGCTGCCTGATGCTTCAAATCTGGAGTTCATTACCGAATACAATACGTTTTTAAGGCGGTTGCAAGAGGATAACCTTCCGCGGCACGAGAAAAAATTTGACGAGTATTTACAGGAAACCATTACCAATAAGATTGCAGATTTCAGAATGTTTTTTGAAAACTGGTCTGATGCCATTAAAGAAAATATAAACGTGTTAAACGAAGCTTTGAGTGGTATCGACTTCAAGACCAATCCTAATACTTATATACAGCTGGTGGTGCCTTCAAAACTGAGTGAAGATGTTAAAGAGTTTAGGAACTTGTTACAAAAGGCCATCCCGAATGTTAAAGCGGCTGAAGGTCTGACAGATGTAAAGCGCATGCATTTTGAACAGCATATTGAGCCTTTGATCCGCAGACTTGAAAAAGAAGAGTGGCGTAAAAAGGTGATGGATGTGAGGGGCTGGTTTTCCTATAAAGCGGAAGAGTTCTATAAGGAAACAGGGACGAAGTTTAAGACCTATGAAAATATGGGGCAGTTGTCCGGAGGTGAAAAGGCACAATTAACTTACACCATATTGGGATCGGCCATTGCTTATCAGTTTGGCTTAACCAAAGGCGGTCTGCAAACCAATTCTTTCCGGTTTATCGCGATCGATGAAGCATTTAAAGCCCAGGACGAGGATAAAGCAAGATACCTGATCACTTTGTGTAAACAATTGCACCTCCAGCTTCTGGTGGTCACGCCAAGTGACAATATACATATCGTAGAGAACGACATTTCCTATGTTCACTTTACTGAACGTAGAAATGAGCGGAGCTCCTGGCTATATGACATGCCTATAGAACAGTTTTTGGAGGAACGTGAGCAATTTGAGGCAAACTAG
- a CDS encoding patatin-like phospholipase family protein encodes MTNDALITLNPFQNIGMAFSGGGFRAAAYALGTLSYLDYLKIDDKPLTERISFMSSASGGTITSMLFAAGLHQNVPFTDFYRKLYHDLNGEAVVELALATLNDESQWQEGADAKQRNLINSFAKAYDQVFFKQQTMSVFFEKTYRKKMEVCFNSTEFYRGLSFRFQTDGTDNQHQVIGNNYLWFDNKQMETFKKIKLGDVLAASSCFPIGFEPVVYPSDFSYSDSPEKTLSSAALKTSLYYENYNEKSFPLSFEPEGGLTAEEQKDSHISSFALMDGGITDNQGLYSLMLADKKRQRRVNPDPFDLMIVTDVMSYFMHAYESPVVEQKKGWREQNLNYFLTKFKKTAKNIKRSPLLFGLAFIVFAALGWIFKPSGLRLAAVILASVSATLAILTSLVVYSSTGKKLISNLIAFDVKEFLYIKLGLQKIFSKIITDKLAGYLQFTRLNILEQMIKARLTSGMTMVSEVNLKQVRRLIYQMFYDDTQWDNRRVPNFSYELSTYNMAARNNRFNNKNRLKWVPTPADKQLLLEGLEKIHPIADVTRAADTTLWYDAIQKKDEVLKQTVTTGQFSICVNLLEYVISLERKNISFNPTYSAELAGIKNKLERDFLQFKENPYFLFDQLAGD; translated from the coding sequence ATGACGAACGACGCGCTCATTACATTAAATCCTTTCCAAAACATTGGAATGGCTTTCTCAGGTGGCGGTTTCCGCGCTGCAGCTTATGCGCTGGGCACATTAAGCTACCTGGATTACCTGAAAATTGACGATAAACCTCTGACAGAAAGAATCAGCTTCATGTCTTCAGCCTCGGGAGGGACAATTACTTCCATGCTTTTCGCCGCAGGACTGCATCAAAACGTGCCATTTACCGATTTTTATCGCAAGTTGTACCATGACCTCAATGGAGAGGCTGTCGTGGAGCTGGCATTGGCTACGCTGAACGACGAAAGTCAATGGCAGGAAGGTGCTGATGCAAAACAGCGGAACCTGATCAATTCTTTTGCAAAGGCATATGATCAGGTCTTTTTCAAACAGCAAACCATGTCCGTATTTTTTGAAAAAACCTATAGAAAAAAGATGGAGGTCTGCTTCAACAGTACCGAGTTTTACCGCGGGCTGAGTTTCCGTTTCCAGACGGATGGTACAGACAACCAGCACCAGGTGATCGGCAATAACTACCTATGGTTTGACAACAAACAGATGGAAACCTTTAAAAAGATCAAACTCGGAGACGTTCTGGCTGCTTCTTCCTGTTTTCCAATAGGATTTGAACCCGTTGTTTACCCCTCAGATTTCAGTTATTCGGACTCGCCGGAAAAGACACTTAGCTCTGCAGCTTTAAAAACCTCGCTTTACTATGAAAACTACAATGAAAAAAGCTTTCCGCTCTCCTTTGAACCGGAGGGTGGCCTAACAGCAGAAGAGCAGAAGGACAGTCATATCAGCTCCTTCGCACTGATGGATGGAGGAATCACGGATAACCAGGGGCTCTACAGCCTCATGCTGGCAGATAAAAAGCGACAGCGCAGGGTGAACCCGGACCCATTTGACCTGATGATCGTTACAGATGTAATGAGTTACTTTATGCACGCCTATGAAAGCCCGGTGGTAGAACAAAAGAAGGGCTGGCGGGAACAAAACCTGAATTACTTCCTCACCAAATTTAAAAAAACAGCTAAAAACATTAAGCGCAGTCCCCTGCTGTTCGGACTTGCTTTTATTGTATTTGCTGCATTGGGATGGATTTTTAAACCTTCCGGTCTCCGTTTAGCCGCAGTGATCCTAGCGAGCGTATCCGCCACGTTAGCAATCCTGACGAGCCTTGTGGTCTACTCCTCTACGGGCAAAAAACTGATCAGCAACCTGATTGCTTTTGATGTAAAGGAATTCCTCTATATCAAACTCGGCCTCCAAAAGATTTTCTCGAAAATCATTACAGATAAACTGGCAGGTTACCTTCAGTTCACCAGGTTGAACATACTCGAACAAATGATCAAAGCAAGGTTAACTTCAGGAATGACGATGGTATCAGAAGTGAACCTGAAACAGGTGAGGCGGTTGATTTACCAGATGTTTTATGATGACACTCAATGGGACAACAGACGGGTACCTAACTTCAGTTATGAACTGAGCACCTATAATATGGCGGCGAGAAACAATCGGTTTAACAATAAAAACCGTTTAAAATGGGTTCCCACTCCTGCCGATAAACAGCTCCTGCTGGAAGGGCTGGAAAAGATCCACCCTATTGCTGATGTCACCCGTGCAGCCGATACCACACTCTGGTATGATGCCATTCAGAAAAAAGACGAGGTCCTTAAACAGACTGTGACTACCGGACAATTCAGCATCTGCGTCAATCTGCTGGAATATGTCATTTCCCTGGAAAGGAAAAACATCTCCTTCAATCCTACATATAGCGCTGAACTCGCCGGTATAAAAAACAAGCTGGAACGTGATTTTCTACAATTTAAAGAAAATCCTTATTTCCTTTTCGATCAACTTGCAGGGGATTAA
- a CDS encoding class I SAM-dependent methyltransferase: MNQNTLNSLAAKLDSQYQRILEADDENMRVQIVQKIYDEELSLADQHTANNLSLIKDQFLEINDTATAVQYLIQWANAKELAHENSKRRENEDQFDQKYGTLTSTIFEQYELPEDINLERFVNAYRYSPSPVNIVREAMHLLKEHRIDYNKYTFVDIGSGLGRNLLIASEYPFQKITGIEISSYLTEIAKGNLDKYNSPTQKCKDIRLECTDILAYSFPKENMILYFWEPFTADVSGPFMQSLSQFIRETGLTIHLIFLGAVFPAIETSDLFKITEAKKIADSVGVDWALSLYSTNHNSL, encoded by the coding sequence ATGAACCAAAACACTTTAAATTCACTGGCCGCTAAATTAGACAGCCAATATCAGCGAATTCTGGAAGCAGATGATGAAAACATGAGGGTACAGATCGTGCAAAAGATCTACGATGAAGAGTTAAGCCTTGCCGATCAGCATACGGCAAACAACCTCAGCCTCATTAAAGACCAGTTTCTGGAAATTAATGATACCGCAACTGCAGTTCAATACCTGATTCAATGGGCCAATGCAAAAGAGCTGGCACATGAAAATTCAAAAAGAAGGGAAAATGAAGATCAGTTTGACCAGAAGTACGGAACGCTGACCAGCACCATTTTTGAGCAATATGAATTGCCGGAAGACATTAACCTCGAACGCTTTGTCAACGCCTACCGTTATTCACCAAGTCCGGTGAACATTGTAAGGGAAGCGATGCATCTTTTGAAAGAACACCGCATCGACTATAACAAATACACGTTTGTCGACATCGGTTCGGGACTTGGCAGGAACCTGCTGATCGCTTCCGAATACCCCTTTCAAAAAATCACAGGAATAGAAATCTCTTCTTATTTAACAGAAATCGCTAAAGGCAACCTGGACAAGTACAATTCCCCGACTCAAAAATGTAAAGATATCCGGCTGGAATGTACAGATATCCTGGCGTATTCCTTTCCAAAAGAAAATATGATCCTTTATTTTTGGGAACCTTTTACTGCAGATGTATCCGGACCTTTTATGCAAAGTCTGTCGCAATTTATCAGGGAAACCGGACTGACCATACACCTCATTTTTCTCGGTGCTGTTTTTCCTGCCATTGAAACATCTGACCTGTTCAAAATTACTGAGGCAAAGAAAATTGCCGATTCTGTTGGTGTAGATTGGGCCCTCAGCCTCTACTCAACAAACCATAACTCACTGTAA